Proteins found in one Methanothermobacter thermautotrophicus genomic segment:
- the surE gene encoding 5'/3'-nucleotidase SurE, with the protein MKILITNDDGVNSSGILAARRAVEDLGETIIVAPATQQSGIGHALTLFEPVRVTEVTLRDGSEAYAVSGTPTDAVIIGIFELMDERPDLVISGINMGENLGKSELTTSGTIGAAMEAAVHGVPSLAVSLQVRRGDIKFHDGHVDVDFSMASELTGRVASRILRKGLPEGVDFLNLNVPSHPASDEIRLTRLGDRMYNVHIKKRLDPRGRPYYWIDGDPAGTDLPGTDVHTLKAENTATITPISLDCTANHESMEGWLD; encoded by the coding sequence ATGAAGATTCTTATAACAAATGACGATGGAGTTAATTCTTCAGGCATCCTTGCAGCAAGAAGGGCCGTTGAGGACCTTGGGGAGACGATCATAGTTGCCCCCGCCACGCAGCAGAGCGGGATAGGCCATGCCCTGACACTCTTTGAACCTGTGAGGGTAACTGAGGTCACCCTCAGGGATGGATCAGAGGCCTACGCTGTTTCAGGGACACCCACCGACGCTGTTATCATAGGGATATTCGAGCTCATGGATGAAAGGCCTGACCTCGTGATATCAGGGATAAATATGGGCGAGAACCTTGGCAAATCAGAACTAACGACATCAGGGACAATAGGTGCGGCAATGGAGGCTGCTGTGCATGGAGTGCCATCCCTCGCAGTTTCGCTCCAGGTGAGGCGAGGTGATATCAAGTTCCATGACGGCCATGTTGACGTCGACTTTTCAATGGCATCTGAACTCACAGGGAGGGTTGCATCGAGGATTCTCAGAAAGGGACTTCCTGAGGGTGTTGACTTCCTGAACCTTAATGTACCCTCTCATCCAGCGAGCGATGAGATAAGGCTCACGAGGCTGGGGGACCGGATGTACAATGTTCACATAAAGAAAAGGCTGGATCCCCGAGGACGCCCCTATTACTGGATAGATGGTGACCCTGCAGGCACAGACCTACCCGGTACAGACGTCCACACACTTAAGGCAGAAAATACTGCCACCATAACCCCCATATCACTGGACTGTACAGCAAACCACGAATCAATGGAGGGCTGGCTTGATTAG
- a CDS encoding restriction endonuclease has translation MEELKKQKLVDFIAKVMEDSGFKVYKDFRTSQHIVDIYGILPTALGDIGVVVACKNYDENWKVGMDVLKEMEMAAKTLKASKVVIVTTSDFSSQARNYAVKRNMKLIDRNCLIRIAEEFSKKIQAPEDEDEDEDEEYYDEEEVEVYNPPSNIFHTRPGRGVLSRKEKRAPVAPIIRGLMQNTIILILTVVAVSFIIATLLQIAAGLGTSLTGVLKLMIAAALSYGIPYLVEEDGAVVMIKGTIVFFSSLLLLVILILI, from the coding sequence GTGGAAGAATTGAAGAAACAGAAACTGGTGGATTTTATTGCCAAGGTCATGGAGGATTCCGGTTTTAAGGTTTACAAGGACTTCAGGACCTCCCAGCATATAGTGGATATATACGGGATTCTTCCAACCGCCCTCGGGGATATCGGGGTTGTTGTTGCCTGTAAAAATTATGATGAAAACTGGAAGGTTGGAATGGATGTCCTTAAGGAAATGGAGATGGCTGCAAAGACCCTCAAGGCGTCCAAGGTAGTGATTGTTACGACATCTGATTTCTCATCCCAGGCAAGGAATTATGCTGTGAAGAGAAACATGAAACTCATAGACAGGAATTGTCTTATACGTATTGCAGAGGAATTCTCAAAGAAAATACAGGCCCCTGAAGATGAGGATGAGGATGAGGATGAGGAGTACTATGATGAGGAAGAGGTCGAGGTCTACAACCCCCCCTCAAACATCTTCCACACCCGCCCGGGGAGGGGGGTTCTCTCAAGAAAAGAGAAGCGGGCCCCTGTGGCCCCCATTATAAGGGGGCTGATGCAGAACACCATAATACTGATCCTCACCGTTGTTGCAGTCTCATTCATCATTGCAACACTGCTGCAGATTGCGGCTGGACTCGGGACAAGCCTCACAGGTGTTTTGAAACTGATGATTGCAGCAGCCCTATCCTATGGTATACCCTACCTTGTGGAGGAGGATGGTGCTGTTGTAATGATAAAGGGTACTATAGTGTTTTTCAGTTCTCTCCTTCTCCTGGTTATCCTGATACTGATCTAA
- the ilvE gene encoding branched-chain-amino-acid transaminase: MSCEASGKIWFNGEMVEWEEATVHILSHVVHYGSSVFEGIRCYRNSKGSAIFRLREHVKRLFDSARIYRMEIPYSQKQICDAIVETVKENGLEECYIRPVVFRGYGEMGVHPVNCPVEVAVAAWEWGAYLGAEALEVGVDAGVSTWRRMAPNTMPNMAKAGGNYLNSQLAKMEAFRHGYDEAIMLDYHGYISEGSGENIFIVSDGEVYTPPLSSSLLRGITRDSVIKIARAEGVTVHEEPITREMLYIADEAFFTGTAAEITPIRSVDGIEIGAGRRGPVTELLQDEFFKIIRAETEDSFGWLTYI, encoded by the coding sequence ATGTCATGCGAAGCCAGTGGAAAGATATGGTTCAACGGTGAAATGGTTGAATGGGAGGAAGCCACCGTCCACATACTCTCACATGTTGTGCACTATGGTTCATCAGTCTTTGAGGGAATAAGGTGCTACAGGAACAGTAAGGGGTCAGCCATCTTCCGTTTGCGGGAGCATGTTAAACGCCTTTTTGATTCTGCCAGGATATACAGGATGGAAATACCCTACAGCCAGAAGCAGATATGTGATGCCATAGTTGAGACCGTGAAGGAGAACGGACTTGAGGAGTGCTATATAAGGCCCGTGGTATTCAGGGGGTACGGTGAGATGGGTGTTCACCCGGTGAACTGCCCCGTGGAGGTTGCTGTGGCTGCCTGGGAATGGGGGGCCTATCTGGGTGCAGAGGCCCTTGAGGTTGGAGTTGATGCTGGTGTTTCAACCTGGAGGAGGATGGCCCCAAATACCATGCCCAACATGGCAAAGGCCGGTGGGAACTATCTTAACTCACAGCTTGCCAAGATGGAGGCCTTCAGGCATGGATATGACGAGGCCATAATGCTGGACTATCATGGATACATAAGTGAGGGTAGCGGTGAGAACATATTCATCGTCAGTGATGGTGAAGTTTACACCCCTCCTCTCTCATCATCACTTCTGAGGGGGATAACAAGGGACTCTGTAATAAAGATAGCCAGGGCCGAGGGTGTTACTGTGCATGAGGAACCCATAACCAGAGAGATGCTCTACATTGCAGACGAGGCCTTCTTCACCGGCACGGCCGCAGAGATAACACCCATCAGGTCAGTTGATGGTATAGAGATAGGTGCCGGGCGAAGGGGTCCTGTGACAGAGCTGCTGCAGGATGAGTTCTTCAAAATAATCAGGGCTGAAACAGAGGACAGCTTCGGATGGCTAACCTACATCTGA
- the uppP gene encoding undecaprenyl-diphosphatase UppP: MDVFQAIIIGTVQGLTEFLPVSSSAHLVLVPELMGVSSSLAFDTVLHVGTLVAVAGYFWNDIVHMVGAFLSSLGDIPSGRFRSGIREDPFKRLAWMVIIGTVPAGLAGVLFKDFFESLFSSLTAVGFFLLVTGFLLWGSEKISRRVKERLPVEKLGVRESLLIGCAQALAIAPGISRSGATISAGLFLGFDRELAARYSFLLSIPAILGAALIQVKDIGAGMDLLGASIVAGFAAAAVSGYIAIKFFLKLIKERDLYIFAYYCWALGVLILATTLI, encoded by the coding sequence ATGGACGTCTTTCAGGCCATAATCATTGGAACAGTGCAGGGTTTGACTGAATTCCTGCCAGTAAGTAGCTCAGCCCACCTGGTGCTGGTGCCGGAGCTGATGGGTGTTAGCTCCAGCCTCGCATTCGACACAGTGCTTCATGTGGGAACACTTGTGGCTGTCGCTGGATACTTCTGGAATGACATAGTTCACATGGTGGGGGCATTCCTCTCAAGTCTGGGGGACATCCCTTCAGGCAGATTCAGGAGTGGAATCAGAGAGGACCCCTTCAAGAGGCTTGCCTGGATGGTGATCATTGGTACCGTGCCGGCGGGCCTTGCTGGTGTACTGTTCAAGGACTTCTTTGAATCCCTATTCAGCAGTTTAACCGCTGTAGGGTTCTTCCTTCTGGTCACAGGCTTTCTGCTCTGGGGATCAGAGAAGATCAGCAGACGTGTGAAGGAAAGGCTGCCAGTTGAGAAACTGGGTGTCAGGGAGTCACTGCTTATAGGGTGTGCACAGGCCCTTGCAATAGCCCCCGGCATATCACGTTCAGGTGCAACCATATCCGCGGGCCTGTTTCTTGGATTTGATAGGGAGCTTGCAGCAAGGTACAGCTTCCTCCTGTCCATACCTGCGATACTGGGGGCCGCCCTCATCCAGGTTAAGGACATTGGAGCCGGCATGGACCTCCTGGGTGCAAGTATAGTTGCAGGATTTGCTGCGGCGGCTGTATCAGGTTACATTGCCATAAAGTTCTTCCTTAAGCTCATAAAGGAGAGGGACCTCTACATATTCGCCTACTACTGCTGGGCACTCGGTGTCCTTATCCTTGCAACCACCCTCATCTAA
- the cobT gene encoding nicotinate mononucleotide-dependent phosphoribosyltransferase CobT, producing MFDGLKIYGSGDYLEGVTDRDALFICAVATTETSKIPGITGAGASPELTEYTPAADVELIVHDAPRCLPEIPQTIVEGEAAPTPAVITKVALELAEVPFLVADAGASVKPDVPYININSESGGDIRTGRAVSDPERIYERGLMVGRTLSCLTEHLVVGESTPAGTTTALGVLTALGYDADFRVSASMPHNPHDLKREVVMAGLSNAGIEKGDCRREPFRAVEAVGDPMIPAVAGICMGSTVPVTLAGGTQMTAVCALMKAIDPEFDFSDTAIATTIFVAEDSTSDINRIADQIGDIDIYAVDPDFGAASHRGLHEYLSGSVKEGVGAGGAMLLALLHGVPVEMVRERIEELCNTILA from the coding sequence ATGTTTGATGGACTGAAGATCTATGGTTCAGGCGATTACCTTGAAGGTGTTACTGACAGGGATGCCCTCTTCATCTGCGCCGTTGCAACAACTGAGACATCAAAAATCCCCGGAATAACAGGGGCAGGGGCAAGCCCCGAACTCACAGAGTACACTCCGGCAGCCGATGTTGAACTAATAGTTCATGATGCTCCAAGGTGTCTTCCTGAGATACCCCAGACCATAGTGGAGGGGGAGGCAGCCCCCACACCAGCAGTGATAACCAAGGTGGCCCTGGAACTTGCGGAGGTCCCCTTCCTGGTGGCAGATGCCGGGGCCTCGGTTAAACCAGACGTCCCATACATAAACATCAACTCTGAATCCGGGGGTGATATAAGGACGGGGAGGGCGGTCTCTGATCCTGAAAGGATATATGAGAGGGGCTTGATGGTTGGAAGAACCCTTTCATGCCTCACAGAGCACCTCGTGGTTGGTGAGAGCACACCGGCAGGTACAACAACCGCTCTGGGTGTTTTAACGGCCCTGGGCTATGATGCTGATTTCAGGGTCAGCGCCAGCATGCCCCACAACCCACACGACCTCAAGAGGGAGGTTGTGATGGCAGGCCTCAGTAATGCCGGAATCGAGAAGGGAGACTGTCGCAGGGAACCCTTCAGGGCAGTGGAGGCAGTGGGGGACCCCATGATACCTGCTGTTGCAGGGATATGCATGGGGAGCACTGTACCGGTGACCCTCGCAGGTGGTACCCAGATGACAGCGGTCTGCGCCCTTATGAAGGCCATTGACCCGGAATTCGACTTTTCAGATACTGCAATTGCAACGACCATATTTGTTGCAGAGGACAGCACCTCTGATATAAACAGGATAGCAGATCAGATAGGTGATATTGACATCTATGCGGTTGACCCTGATTTCGGGGCTGCGTCCCACAGGGGCCTCCATGAGTACCTCAGTGGCTCTGTGAAGGAGGGTGTTGGTGCCGGAGGCGCCATGCTCCTGGCACTGCTCCATGGCGTACCCGTTGAAATGGTCAGGGAGCGTATTGAGGAACTCTGCAATACAATACTGGCCTGA
- a CDS encoding bifunctional N(6)-L-threonylcarbamoyladenine synthase/serine/threonine protein kinase — protein sequence MLCLGIEGTAEKTGVGIVDEDGTVLSLRGKPLIPETGGIHPREAAEHHAKWIPRLVDEACSDAGVELGEIGLISFSRGPGLGPALRTVATAARTLALSLDVPIVGVNHCIGHIEIGRLTTGASDPVSLYVSGGNTQVIAFNQGRYRVFGETLDIAVGNMLDQFAREAGLGHPGGPVIERLALKSSEYIELPYSVKGMDISFSGLLTAALRKLEVGAGLEDLAYSIQETAFSMLVEVTERALAYTEKNQVLLCGGVAVNSRLRDMLRDMCLEHNVEFHMPPPEYCGDNGAMIAWLGHLVYRYKGPDAIEETGVVQRYRTDDVDVPWMRESEDGIELPPDILAKGAEANIYRGQWIGRPCIIKERISKAYRIPEIDQKLRSSRTRREARLINQAKGAGVHTPILFDVDPHGGVMVMEDVSGTQFRDAVEDTGLCLRIGEAIGRLHRAGIIHGDLTGSNIILRGDEVVFIDFGLGRFSDEVEDMGVDLLVLKKSLESTHYALAEECFSRVLEGYGKIIDADIRSKIREIESRGRYTD from the coding sequence ATGTTGTGTCTTGGTATAGAGGGAACTGCAGAGAAGACAGGTGTTGGTATCGTAGATGAGGATGGAACTGTCCTATCCCTGCGCGGAAAGCCACTTATACCTGAAACCGGAGGTATACACCCAAGGGAGGCTGCCGAACACCACGCAAAATGGATACCCCGCCTCGTGGACGAGGCATGCAGTGATGCAGGTGTTGAACTGGGGGAAATAGGACTGATATCCTTTTCAAGGGGGCCGGGGCTTGGGCCAGCCCTCAGGACAGTTGCAACAGCTGCAAGGACCCTTGCACTTTCACTTGATGTCCCCATAGTCGGTGTTAACCACTGCATAGGTCACATAGAGATAGGCCGGCTCACCACAGGGGCCAGTGACCCTGTTTCACTCTATGTGAGCGGCGGGAACACCCAGGTCATAGCCTTCAACCAGGGAAGGTACCGTGTCTTCGGTGAAACCCTCGACATAGCCGTCGGGAACATGCTTGACCAGTTTGCAAGGGAGGCCGGCCTGGGGCACCCGGGGGGGCCGGTCATTGAGAGGCTTGCATTGAAGTCTTCAGAGTACATTGAACTCCCCTACAGTGTTAAGGGGATGGATATATCCTTCTCAGGACTTCTAACTGCTGCTTTAAGAAAACTGGAGGTTGGCGCAGGGCTTGAGGACCTGGCATACAGCATCCAAGAAACAGCATTTTCAATGCTGGTGGAGGTTACAGAGCGTGCCCTGGCATACACGGAAAAGAATCAGGTCCTCCTATGCGGTGGAGTGGCTGTTAACAGTCGCCTGAGGGATATGCTGAGGGACATGTGCCTGGAGCACAACGTGGAATTCCACATGCCTCCCCCTGAGTACTGTGGGGATAACGGTGCAATGATAGCCTGGCTCGGCCACCTCGTCTACAGGTACAAGGGCCCCGATGCCATTGAGGAAACAGGGGTTGTGCAGCGCTACAGGACCGATGATGTGGATGTTCCCTGGATGAGGGAATCAGAGGATGGAATAGAGCTCCCGCCTGACATCCTGGCCAAGGGTGCTGAGGCGAATATATACAGGGGCCAGTGGATCGGTAGGCCATGCATAATAAAGGAGAGGATATCCAAGGCTTACCGGATACCTGAAATTGATCAGAAACTCCGATCATCCAGGACCAGAAGGGAGGCCAGGCTCATCAACCAGGCAAAGGGCGCCGGGGTACATACGCCCATCCTCTTCGATGTTGACCCCCATGGAGGGGTTATGGTCATGGAGGATGTTAGCGGGACCCAGTTCAGGGACGCTGTTGAGGATACAGGCCTCTGTTTAAGGATCGGTGAGGCCATAGGGAGGCTCCACCGGGCTGGTATAATACACGGGGATCTCACAGGGTCCAACATAATCCTCAGGGGGGATGAGGTGGTCTTCATAGACTTTGGACTTGGCAGGTTCTCAGATGAAGTAGAGGATATGGGTGTTGATCTCCTCGTCCTCAAGAAGTCCCTTGAGAGCACCCACTACGCCCTTGCAGAGGAGTGCTTCAGCAGGGTCCTTGAGGGTTACGGTAAAATAATAGATGCTGATATCAGGTCAAAGATAAGGGAGATAGAGTCCAGGGGAAGATACACTGACTGA
- a CDS encoding XTP/dITP diphosphatase, with amino-acid sequence MKITFITGNKHKLSEAEKIFHGTGIELMHADLGYPELQGTLEEVARYGAEYAARIMDGPVIVEDAGLFIRALKWFPGPYSAYVQDTIGNPGILKLMENVEDRYAEFRSAVGFCTPNSEPEVFLGVVKGRIGTEERGTRGFAFDPLFYPEGMDKSFGEISADEKNRFSHRSRALKKFAEWYIENYEVI; translated from the coding sequence ATGAAGATAACATTTATAACTGGTAATAAACACAAGTTATCTGAGGCAGAGAAGATATTCCATGGTACTGGAATAGAACTGATGCATGCTGATCTGGGCTACCCTGAACTTCAGGGAACACTTGAGGAGGTGGCCCGCTACGGTGCAGAGTATGCTGCCAGGATCATGGATGGTCCTGTGATCGTTGAGGACGCAGGACTCTTTATAAGGGCTCTTAAATGGTTTCCAGGACCCTATTCTGCCTATGTACAGGATACCATCGGAAACCCCGGCATATTAAAGCTCATGGAAAATGTTGAAGATCGCTACGCCGAGTTCAGGTCGGCTGTTGGGTTCTGCACCCCCAACTCCGAACCCGAGGTTTTTTTAGGCGTGGTGAAGGGACGTATAGGCACTGAGGAACGCGGAACCCGGGGTTTCGCCTTCGACCCGTTATTCTATCCCGAAGGGATGGATAAAAGCTTCGGAGAAATCAGTGCCGATGAGAAGAACAGGTTTTCGCATCGAAGCAGAGCCCTTAAAAAATTTGCAGAATGGTACATTGAAAATTATGAGGTGATTTGA
- a CDS encoding 30S ribosomal protein S15: MSLKPEWVEYSNEEIEDLIVKLYREGNSASKIGIILRDQHGIPSVKAVTGLKITQILDKHEMKPEYPEDLMNLIRKAVNIRDHLKEHPKDLHTRRGLQIVESKIRRLVRYYVREGVLPEGWRYDPQKAALLVK, translated from the coding sequence ATGTCTCTAAAACCTGAGTGGGTTGAATACTCAAATGAAGAAATAGAGGATCTTATAGTCAAGCTATACAGGGAGGGCAACTCCGCCAGCAAAATAGGTATAATACTGAGGGACCAGCACGGTATACCCAGCGTAAAGGCCGTTACAGGGCTTAAAATAACACAGATACTTGATAAGCATGAAATGAAACCTGAATACCCTGAGGACCTGATGAATCTCATAAGGAAGGCTGTTAACATAAGGGACCACCTTAAGGAACACCCAAAGGACCTCCACACCAGGAGGGGCCTTCAGATTGTTGAATCAAAGATAAGACGCCTTGTCAGGTACTATGTGAGAGAAGGTGTCCTTCCTGAAGGATGGAGATATGACCCACAGAAAGCAGCCCTCCTCGTCAAGTAA
- a CDS encoding DHH family phosphoesterase has product MTHRKQPSSSSKLPDSILKKGAEASKVLEEHLERGNIIRIISHNDADGLSAAGVVARAISSRNGQFHISILSRLKKDFIKKLSGEKYSLFFFCDMGSAYIEEISRLKGDVIVADHHQPSESGAESNVVHINPHLHGLDGSRDLSASGTAYLATRVINRDTAPLALVGALGDMQYTDGFTGANRFIMEEAVESGVLQVHSDLRLASRYTEPLYRSIAYTFNPALPGLTGDMEASMGFLERTGVSYGVKYPDLSPEERDVLRDELTRINPDIFGEVFTSREFRDIGDLSDIAGVLDACGKNRKYGIGIGLCLGERGGALDVALELQKNYREELVKGLAWIRREGSTTMENLQYIYSEDKAFKGIMGTIASISLSLKILDPDIPLLGLSRMDQHVKVSARTTRPVVERGVNLGVALRDAAASFGGTGGGHDIAAGAMIPYRDMESFLQLVDEILGTQSGS; this is encoded by the coding sequence ATGACCCACAGAAAGCAGCCCTCCTCGTCAAGTAAACTCCCCGACTCAATTCTCAAGAAGGGTGCAGAGGCCTCAAAGGTCCTTGAAGAGCACCTTGAAAGGGGAAACATAATAAGGATCATATCCCACAACGACGCGGATGGTCTATCAGCTGCGGGAGTTGTTGCAAGGGCCATTTCATCCCGGAATGGCCAGTTCCACATCTCCATCCTCTCCAGGCTGAAGAAGGATTTCATTAAGAAATTATCGGGAGAGAAATACTCCCTCTTCTTTTTCTGTGATATGGGAAGCGCCTACATTGAAGAGATATCCCGCCTGAAGGGTGATGTCATAGTAGCTGATCATCATCAGCCCTCTGAATCAGGGGCAGAATCCAATGTTGTTCACATAAACCCGCATCTGCATGGGCTTGATGGTAGCAGGGACCTTAGCGCGTCCGGGACAGCCTATCTGGCCACTAGAGTCATTAACAGGGACACCGCACCCCTCGCCCTCGTCGGTGCCCTGGGGGACATGCAGTACACTGACGGATTCACCGGTGCAAACAGGTTCATCATGGAGGAGGCTGTTGAATCGGGTGTCCTTCAGGTCCACAGTGACCTCAGGCTGGCATCAAGGTACACCGAACCCCTCTACCGGTCCATTGCATACACCTTCAACCCGGCCCTGCCTGGACTCACCGGGGATATGGAGGCTTCTATGGGATTCCTTGAGAGGACGGGTGTATCCTATGGCGTTAAGTACCCTGATCTGTCCCCTGAGGAGAGGGATGTTCTGAGGGATGAACTTACAAGGATAAACCCCGACATATTCGGGGAGGTGTTCACGTCCAGGGAATTCAGGGATATCGGTGACCTCTCTGACATTGCAGGGGTGCTTGATGCCTGTGGAAAGAACCGGAAATACGGCATAGGAATCGGACTGTGCCTCGGTGAAAGGGGAGGTGCCCTTGATGTGGCCCTCGAACTCCAGAAGAACTACCGCGAGGAGCTTGTGAAGGGCCTTGCATGGATAAGGAGGGAGGGCTCCACGACCATGGAGAACCTTCAGTACATCTACAGTGAGGATAAGGCCTTCAAGGGTATAATGGGGACCATAGCAAGCATATCCCTCTCCCTCAAAATTCTTGACCCTGACATCCCACTCCTCGGACTTTCCAGGATGGATCAGCACGTCAAGGTATCTGCAAGGACAACCAGGCCAGTGGTTGAAAGGGGCGTTAACTTGGGGGTTGCACTGAGGGATGCTGCCGCAAGTTTCGGTGGCACTGGGGGAGGACATGATATAGCTGCCGGGGCCATGATCCCCTACAGGGATATGGAGAGTTTCCTGCAGCTAGTTGATGAGATACTGGGGACCCAGAGTGGTTCCTGA
- a CDS encoding aconitase X catalytic domain-containing protein: MYLDRTEEMMYDGEFGETIQQSMEILVALGDIYGAERMVDISSAQVSGVSYKTIGDAGLEYLEDLRKRGARVKVASTLNPAGMDLQRWREMGFSEEFASRQIRIVEAYSAMDVMNTCTCTPYLIGNIPLRGSHVAWSESSAVSYANSVLGARTNREGGPGALAAAICGKTPEYGYHLQENRRATLRVDVECELSGSDYGALGYITGKIAGEGVPYFTFTGNSSPDDLKALGAAMASSGAVALYHVDGVTPEYMEASPHEAEDSITVEAADILEAREELSTTDDDPDLICLGCPHCSLDEIRRIASFLRKNRSPCDLWICTSAAVRSAARRMGYTEVIEAAGGMVVSDTCMVVAPVEELGYEVLGVDSAKAANYVPGMCGLDAVYDDWMKLIRP; this comes from the coding sequence GTGTACCTTGATAGGACAGAAGAGATGATGTATGATGGTGAATTTGGTGAGACGATCCAGCAGAGTATGGAGATACTCGTTGCCCTTGGTGATATCTACGGTGCTGAGAGGATGGTTGACATATCCTCTGCCCAGGTCTCAGGGGTATCCTACAAGACAATAGGTGACGCAGGCCTTGAATACCTGGAGGACCTCCGTAAAAGGGGTGCTCGGGTGAAGGTTGCAAGTACCCTTAACCCGGCAGGAATGGACCTGCAGAGATGGAGGGAGATGGGTTTCTCAGAGGAATTCGCCAGTAGGCAGATAAGGATAGTTGAGGCCTACTCTGCCATGGATGTCATGAACACCTGCACCTGCACGCCCTACCTCATAGGTAACATCCCCCTCAGGGGCTCACATGTTGCCTGGTCAGAGTCCTCAGCAGTTTCCTATGCCAACTCTGTTCTGGGAGCCAGGACAAACCGTGAGGGTGGTCCAGGGGCCCTTGCAGCAGCCATATGTGGTAAGACTCCAGAGTATGGTTACCATCTCCAAGAGAACCGCAGGGCCACCCTGAGGGTTGATGTTGAATGTGAACTCTCGGGCTCGGATTACGGGGCCCTTGGTTACATTACAGGAAAGATTGCAGGTGAAGGTGTGCCCTATTTCACATTCACTGGAAATTCCTCTCCTGATGACCTCAAGGCCCTTGGGGCTGCCATGGCATCGTCCGGTGCGGTTGCACTCTACCATGTGGACGGGGTGACACCCGAGTACATGGAGGCCTCTCCTCATGAAGCAGAGGACAGCATTACGGTTGAGGCCGCTGATATACTTGAGGCAAGGGAGGAGCTGTCCACCACGGACGATGATCCTGACCTCATATGCCTGGGATGTCCGCACTGTTCCCTGGATGAGATCAGGAGGATAGCCTCATTTTTAAGGAAAAATAGGTCTCCCTGTGACCTGTGGATTTGTACCTCTGCTGCCGTAAGGAGTGCTGCAAGGAGGATGGGCTACACAGAAGTCATAGAGGCCGCGGGTGGAATGGTTGTATCTGACACCTGCATGGTGGTTGCACCCGTGGAGGAGCTGGGCTATGAGGTTCTTGGTGTTGACTCTGCCAAGGCCGCCAACTATGTCCCCGGCATGTGTGGCCTTGATGCTGTCTATGATGACTGGATGAAGCTCATCAGGCCTTAA